A window from Bacillota bacterium encodes these proteins:
- a CDS encoding caspase family protein translates to MLKKSTMALRLAALIALLAATLALTGCFGGGRSTLLYGSIDGYVYQQSDARGTEGGDGAGPKMMVSRSSKAPKGYIPLQGATVVAVPGGKTVYSNSQGYFRLTMLDPGWYDVSITHERFINGLMYPDVQVVAGRTTHLEDAQLGSFFYLIIGINDYPGDPGDDDYHDLRFAVADAELLEETLWSINGYAGEVELLTDGEATKAGILAAIQEIGSKMSEYGQDYFVMTFSGHGGHQPDPDPDPAGDYEQEYIVAADDEVITDDELADWIQSHIPTDFCLFIFDSCHSGGMTKGVTRSTFGPAWMKDFRPGLSGLARDLNKYGYVVLMASDDDEVSYEDETLDGGHGIFTYYLCNGIKTRAADTSPSDDLITAREAFNYAKPLVQNRTTGYPYGSQTPQLYAEPTERGDIPIYRVP, encoded by the coding sequence ATGTTGAAAAAGTCAACCATGGCCCTCCGCCTCGCGGCGCTTATCGCGCTGCTGGCAGCGACGCTCGCGCTCACCGGGTGTTTCGGGGGCGGGCGAAGCACTCTGCTCTATGGGAGTATCGACGGGTACGTGTACCAACAAAGCGACGCCAGAGGCACCGAAGGTGGCGATGGCGCTGGGCCCAAGATGATGGTCTCACGGTCTTCGAAGGCCCCGAAGGGCTATATACCTCTACAAGGTGCAACGGTGGTCGCCGTCCCGGGAGGAAAGACTGTCTACTCCAACAGCCAAGGTTACTTCCGCTTGACGATGTTGGACCCCGGGTGGTACGACGTGTCCATAACTCACGAAAGGTTCATCAACGGGTTGATGTATCCGGATGTGCAAGTGGTGGCGGGAAGGACGACGCACCTCGAGGACGCCCAGCTGGGCTCGTTCTTCTATCTCATCATAGGGATAAACGACTACCCCGGCGACCCGGGAGATGACGACTACCATGACTTGAGGTTCGCCGTGGCCGACGCAGAGCTACTGGAAGAGACGCTTTGGAGCATCAACGGATACGCCGGAGAGGTCGAGTTGCTAACCGACGGCGAGGCCACCAAGGCCGGCATCCTCGCCGCGATTCAGGAAATCGGGTCCAAGATGAGCGAGTACGGCCAGGACTACTTCGTCATGACCTTCTCTGGACACGGTGGCCACCAGCCTGACCCAGACCCGGACCCGGCGGGCGACTATGAGCAGGAGTACATAGTAGCCGCCGATGATGAGGTCATCACTGATGACGAGTTGGCAGACTGGATTCAGAGCCACATTCCCACGGATTTCTGCCTCTTCATCTTCGATAGCTGCCATAGCGGAGGCATGACCAAGGGCGTCACTCGCTCCACCTTCGGGCCGGCGTGGATGAAGGACTTCCGGCCGGGCCTGTCGGGCCTCGCGCGCGACCTGAACAAGTACGGCTACGTCGTGCTTATGGCGTCGGATGACGATGAGGTGTCTTATGAGGATGAGACTCTCGACGGTGGGCACGGCATATTCACATACTATTTGTGTAACGGCATAAAGACTCGAGCCGCGGATACGAGTCCTAGCGACGATCTTATCACTGCCCGCGAGGCCTTCAACTATGCGAAGCCTCTGGTGCAGAACCGTACGACTGGATACCCT
- a CDS encoding pyridoxal phosphate-dependent aminotransferase — protein sequence MARKTGAGADIGVAQSRRAREIPPFIVMDVLDRAKELERSGRSIIHLEVGEPDFRTPEPVREACRRALAAGETGYTPSLGIPELREAIARYHSERYGIDVSARRVIVTPGSSPALLLVFEALLDPGDEVIISDPCYSCYPNYIRAAEGVPVRVKVPAENGFRFVPEEVRSHVTPRTKAILVNSPANPTGNLLSAEDLQAIADIGVPVVSDEIYHGLVYEGRAHSILEFTDNAFVINGFSKTWAMTGWRLGYAILPEEFVRPVQKLQQNLLICAGSFTQRAAVAAFSDECKPYVDEMVRTYDERRRYIIPRLKEIGLSVAVEPTGAFYVLADARKYSADSYDLAFKILEECGVATAPGIDFGPNAEGYLRFSYANSLENIEEGLGRLERFFEKSGKRR from the coding sequence ATGGCGAGGAAGACAGGGGCAGGAGCGGACATTGGAGTCGCGCAATCGCGAAGGGCTCGCGAGATACCGCCTTTCATAGTCATGGACGTGCTCGACAGGGCGAAAGAGCTCGAGCGGTCCGGAAGAAGCATCATCCATCTCGAAGTGGGCGAGCCGGACTTCCGGACGCCGGAGCCGGTGAGAGAGGCCTGTCGGAGGGCGCTCGCCGCGGGCGAGACCGGGTATACGCCGAGCCTCGGCATTCCGGAACTGCGCGAGGCGATAGCCAGGTACCATTCGGAGAGGTACGGCATAGATGTGTCCGCCCGGCGGGTGATCGTGACCCCCGGAAGCTCGCCTGCGCTTCTCCTGGTCTTCGAGGCCCTTCTCGACCCTGGCGACGAGGTGATCATCTCGGATCCGTGCTATTCGTGCTATCCAAACTACATTCGCGCGGCGGAAGGTGTCCCGGTGCGAGTGAAGGTGCCGGCCGAGAACGGGTTCAGGTTCGTCCCGGAAGAGGTGCGGTCCCACGTCACTCCGAGAACGAAGGCCATCCTGGTCAACTCTCCGGCAAACCCCACCGGCAACCTCCTGAGCGCAGAGGACCTACAGGCCATCGCTGACATCGGCGTGCCCGTCGTGTCAGATGAGATATACCACGGTCTCGTATACGAGGGGCGCGCTCACTCGATCCTCGAGTTCACCGACAACGCCTTCGTCATAAACGGGTTTTCCAAGACCTGGGCGATGACTGGGTGGCGCCTGGGCTATGCCATCCTGCCCGAGGAGTTCGTCAGGCCTGTTCAGAAGCTTCAGCAAAACCTGCTGATATGTGCGGGGTCCTTCACGCAGCGGGCGGCTGTGGCCGCCTTTTCCGACGAGTGTAAGCCGTACGTGGACGAGATGGTTCGCACCTACGACGAGCGCCGTCGGTACATCATCCCGAGGCTCAAGGAGATCGGCCTGTCGGTGGCGGTGGAGCCAACCGGCGCCTTTTACGTGCTTGCAGACGCCCGGAAGTACTCCGCCGACTCCTACGACCTGGCGTTCAAGATTCTCGAGGAATGTGGCGTCGCTACTGCGCCCGGAATAGACTTCGGCCCGAACGCCGAGGGTTACCTGCGCTTCTCTTACGCCAACTCCCTGGAGAACATCGAGGAGGGACTTGGAAGACTCGAGCGGTTCTTCGAAAAGAGTGGAAAGCGTCGCTGA
- the leuS gene encoding leucine--tRNA ligase — protein MATERASEHVGRYDHQAIEKKWRKIWEETGAHATDENPDKPKYYCLDMFPYPSGSGLHVGHWRGYVLSDAWSRYKKMQGYAVLHPMGWDAFGLPAENDAIKKGIHPEVSTARNIATFKRQLHDIGAMYDWGREINTSSPEYYKWTQWIFLKMFEKGLAYRKEMPINWCPSCKTGIANEEVVAGECERCGTKVTKKNLVQWMLRITAYADRLLEDLDRLDWPEKVKKMQADWIGRSYGSEITFDVEGRSDTITVFTTRADTLFGATYMVLAPEHPLVPKITTPERSKAVEDYIERTLAKSSVDRMTATKEKTGVFTGGYAINPINGRRIPIWIADYVLMDYGTGAVMGVPGHDERDFEFATVFGLPIPRVIAPAEVARRDMARAAAMPLDHAEAEYGVMVNSGEFDGMTSEEGKKAVTEKLASVGKARFTVNYKMRDWVFSRQRYWGEPIPIVHCEKCGEVGVPEDQLPVLLPRVERYEPTGTGESPLAAISEWVNTTCPKCGGPAKRETNTMPQWAGSCWYFIRYVDPRNDAQLCDRAKANAWLPVDLYVGGIEHAVLHLLYSRFYVKFLYDIGAIGFDEPFARLFNQGMIYKDGAKMSKSKGNVVSPDEMVERYGADSLRLYELFIGPPELDSEWNDSGIDGMYRFLNRVWNLVTSQACCGAESEEKSSVRAGKAASAKTPAESATEAGYGPTAGATPDALERQRHRAIMEVTQRLEAFKLNTAVSALMSYVNFLNDWASESGPVDRESLDTLVRLLAPFAPHIAEELWRCLGKEESVFEAKWPKYDPSKTEEDLVTVPVQVNGKLRGTIQVRRDAPAEEVIAAAREAGTVPRHIAGKEIVKEMYAPGKIVSIVAR, from the coding sequence ATGGCTACCGAGAGGGCATCTGAACATGTCGGGAGATACGACCACCAAGCAATAGAAAAGAAATGGCGCAAGATCTGGGAGGAGACCGGCGCCCACGCGACGGACGAGAACCCAGACAAGCCCAAGTACTACTGTCTGGACATGTTCCCGTATCCGTCCGGCTCCGGCCTCCATGTCGGCCACTGGCGTGGCTACGTCCTGAGCGACGCATGGAGCCGGTACAAGAAGATGCAGGGCTACGCCGTTCTCCATCCGATGGGATGGGACGCGTTCGGGCTCCCCGCCGAGAACGACGCGATCAAGAAGGGCATTCACCCCGAGGTGTCCACGGCTCGCAACATCGCCACGTTCAAGCGGCAGCTCCACGACATAGGCGCCATGTACGACTGGGGCCGCGAGATCAACACGAGCTCGCCGGAGTACTACAAGTGGACTCAGTGGATTTTCCTGAAGATGTTCGAGAAGGGCCTCGCCTACCGCAAGGAGATGCCGATAAACTGGTGCCCGAGCTGCAAGACGGGGATCGCCAACGAGGAAGTCGTGGCAGGGGAGTGCGAGCGCTGCGGCACCAAGGTCACAAAGAAGAACCTGGTCCAGTGGATGCTGAGGATCACGGCGTATGCCGACCGGCTCCTGGAGGATCTCGATAGACTCGATTGGCCGGAGAAAGTCAAGAAGATGCAGGCTGACTGGATCGGCCGCAGCTACGGCTCGGAGATCACCTTCGATGTGGAGGGGAGGAGCGATACCATCACGGTCTTCACCACCCGGGCCGACACGCTCTTTGGAGCGACGTACATGGTCCTCGCGCCCGAGCACCCCCTCGTACCCAAGATCACGACGCCGGAGAGGAGCAAGGCGGTCGAAGACTACATCGAGCGCACCCTCGCCAAGTCGTCGGTGGATCGGATGACCGCCACGAAGGAGAAGACGGGCGTATTCACGGGCGGCTACGCCATCAACCCCATCAACGGGCGGCGCATTCCGATCTGGATAGCCGACTACGTGCTCATGGACTACGGCACGGGCGCGGTCATGGGAGTGCCCGGCCACGACGAGCGCGACTTCGAATTCGCCACCGTGTTTGGACTTCCGATCCCGCGAGTGATCGCCCCGGCTGAGGTGGCGCGGCGGGACATGGCGAGAGCCGCAGCGATGCCCCTCGACCACGCCGAAGCTGAGTACGGAGTGATGGTCAACTCGGGCGAATTCGACGGAATGACGTCAGAAGAGGGTAAGAAGGCCGTTACCGAGAAGCTCGCTAGTGTGGGCAAGGCGCGCTTCACCGTCAACTACAAGATGCGCGATTGGGTGTTCTCACGGCAGCGATATTGGGGCGAGCCGATTCCCATCGTGCACTGCGAGAAGTGCGGCGAGGTGGGCGTGCCCGAGGACCAGCTTCCCGTGCTGCTGCCGCGCGTGGAGCGGTACGAGCCGACGGGGACCGGCGAGTCGCCTCTCGCGGCGATATCGGAATGGGTGAACACCACCTGTCCGAAGTGCGGCGGGCCCGCGAAGCGCGAGACCAATACCATGCCGCAGTGGGCGGGATCGTGCTGGTACTTCATCCGCTACGTCGACCCCAGGAACGACGCCCAGCTTTGCGACCGGGCGAAAGCCAACGCTTGGTTGCCGGTGGACCTGTACGTGGGCGGGATAGAACATGCCGTGTTGCACCTGCTGTACTCCAGGTTCTACGTGAAGTTCCTGTACGACATTGGAGCCATAGGGTTCGACGAGCCTTTCGCGAGGCTCTTCAACCAGGGCATGATATACAAAGACGGCGCGAAAATGAGCAAGTCCAAGGGGAACGTCGTGAGCCCCGATGAGATGGTGGAACGATACGGGGCCGACTCGCTGAGACTCTATGAGCTCTTCATCGGCCCTCCTGAACTGGACTCCGAATGGAACGACAGCGGAATAGATGGAATGTACCGCTTCCTCAACAGGGTGTGGAACCTCGTGACCTCCCAGGCATGCTGCGGAGCAGAGTCAGAGGAGAAGTCGTCCGTGCGGGCGGGGAAGGCAGCTTCAGCAAAGACCCCGGCGGAGTCCGCTACGGAGGCGGGATACGGACCAACCGCCGGCGCGACGCCGGACGCGCTCGAGCGGCAGCGACATCGTGCGATCATGGAAGTCACTCAGCGTCTCGAGGCGTTCAAGCTCAACACGGCGGTGAGCGCGCTGATGTCGTACGTCAACTTCCTCAACGACTGGGCGAGCGAGAGCGGTCCGGTCGACCGCGAGAGCCTGGACACCTTAGTGAGGCTTCTCGCGCCGTTCGCGCCGCACATCGCTGAGGAGCTTTGGCGCTGCCTGGGCAAGGAGGAAAGCGTCTTCGAGGCGAAATGGCCAAAGTACGATCCCTCCAAGACGGAAGAGGACCTCGTGACGGTGCCCGTCCAGGTGAACGGCAAGCTCAGGGGCACAATCCAGGTGCGCCGGGACGCGCCGGCGGAGGAGGTCATAGCCGCTGCCAGGGAAGCGGGCACCGTGCCGCGGCACATCGCCGGGAAGGAGATCGTCAAGGAGATGTATGCTCCCGGAAAGATCGTCAGCATCGTGGCAAGGTAG
- a CDS encoding radical SAM protein: protein MSFRVSVGSCCFSSVSRDGLFVLWNVTDQCNLACPHCHARATRESLHPEDMGLRRAGLKVVMDRLSDVRPRLVAISGGEPLLFPEILWLLRELSEHGLDTDVCTNGTAASPELVRTMAATVRRVSVSLDSFSREKSAILKRSPEASERALEAIDAFVAAGMQVSVSVVPTGITYEEIVATAQGLARRGVASISILPLMATRDTSYRLTPIAWKHLHDSLPRLIDVCRRYDVELKLKGFPLDEETMTRCGAGEHVVAISSTGHLWPCAFFGEDCDETDLMKVTIPEALASSSFERFRRDISRTACVDCEHASFCGKGCVGVSWVEQGVIAPDPRCVRKTLRSTDIGPK from the coding sequence ATGAGCTTCCGGGTATCCGTTGGGTCCTGCTGCTTTAGTTCAGTTTCCCGCGATGGGCTGTTCGTCCTGTGGAACGTCACAGACCAGTGTAACCTTGCTTGCCCACACTGCCACGCCAGGGCGACACGGGAATCTCTGCATCCCGAAGACATGGGGCTGCGTAGAGCTGGTCTGAAGGTCGTGATGGACCGCCTGTCGGACGTGCGACCCCGCCTTGTAGCTATCTCGGGTGGTGAACCGCTTCTGTTCCCCGAGATCCTCTGGCTGCTCCGGGAATTGAGTGAACACGGCCTTGACACCGATGTATGTACCAACGGCACGGCGGCATCACCGGAGCTCGTCAGAACGATGGCAGCAACCGTTAGACGGGTGTCCGTAAGCCTGGACTCCTTTTCACGGGAGAAGTCCGCCATTCTCAAGAGATCGCCAGAAGCGTCCGAACGCGCTTTGGAGGCGATAGACGCCTTTGTCGCAGCCGGTATGCAAGTTAGTGTCTCGGTGGTGCCTACGGGGATAACCTACGAGGAGATCGTTGCGACGGCACAGGGTTTGGCAAGGAGGGGCGTTGCGTCCATCTCGATTCTACCTCTCATGGCGACCCGAGACACCAGCTATCGCCTCACTCCGATCGCGTGGAAGCACCTTCACGACAGCCTTCCGAGGCTCATCGACGTTTGTCGACGGTATGACGTCGAGCTCAAGCTGAAGGGTTTCCCCTTGGACGAAGAGACGATGACGCGCTGCGGGGCCGGCGAACACGTCGTGGCGATAAGCTCCACGGGTCACTTGTGGCCGTGCGCCTTCTTCGGAGAGGACTGCGATGAAACGGATCTGATGAAGGTCACGATCCCTGAGGCATTGGCCTCGTCGAGTTTCGAGCGGTTCAGACGCGACATATCGCGGACCGCCTGCGTTGATTGTGAGCATGCATCGTTCTGCGGAAAGGGTTGTGTTGGGGTATCGTGGGTGGAGCAAGGAGTCATCGCCCCGGACCCACGATGCGTAAGAAAGACTCTCCGTTCAACGGATATCGGGCCAAAGTAA
- a CDS encoding phosphoadenosine phosphosulfate reductase family protein has protein sequence MTESSKPISLCQMLQQGGRFLVTTHLGQAEYVTPREWQALTMMEGFHTCEEIAASAGLPVNSLLELCARLEAGGYVTDLDRWNRLSWCPECRVYVLSQQGVCRCGRPTDKVELMPPCDTWILFPEEHRMVRELARDRLGLEIREDAFLLGNWGVKGTIPFWEIVFEGRVMLRICFEGLDRRTWRVAPGESLPHANASGRAVSERTGAVRSGTGHATEMNEYIDLLVEHNRQHLDSLARRSHAIMETTFGLFPSLPMIYFSGGKESMVMAHLMSQLGIECNLLFVATGMDQPDDVGFFHDVVAPWSRQYNRFHLHVFTQDSSRFLALARENGVLSSKNPWCRTKIKMPLKHKATSEIYGSQYFTAYEGSRKYETNYRRRYATVNFPRNYPNQVWVHPIADWTGLEVWLYLISNRLPVSPVYLKGFQKTTCWCCPLVQPYHLERSRALYPELWASLNDVALAGFDDRDSVEIPY, from the coding sequence ATGACGGAGTCGAGCAAACCCATCAGTCTCTGTCAAATGCTCCAGCAGGGCGGGAGATTTCTCGTAACGACCCATCTGGGTCAAGCCGAATACGTGACGCCACGAGAATGGCAGGCCCTCACAATGATGGAGGGCTTCCACACGTGTGAGGAGATAGCCGCGTCCGCCGGCCTGCCGGTGAACAGCCTTCTCGAGCTCTGCGCGCGACTCGAGGCCGGTGGTTACGTGACGGACTTGGATCGCTGGAACAGGCTGAGCTGGTGTCCCGAGTGCCGAGTGTACGTGCTCTCACAGCAAGGGGTTTGCAGGTGCGGAAGACCGACAGACAAGGTAGAGCTCATGCCGCCGTGTGATACATGGATCCTCTTCCCAGAAGAACACAGAATGGTTCGGGAGCTGGCGCGTGATCGTCTGGGCCTCGAAATCAGGGAAGATGCGTTCCTTCTCGGCAACTGGGGGGTCAAAGGCACCATCCCCTTCTGGGAGATCGTCTTCGAAGGTCGAGTCATGCTAAGGATCTGCTTCGAAGGGCTTGACCGCCGCACCTGGCGGGTCGCGCCCGGAGAAAGCCTTCCGCACGCGAACGCGAGCGGACGTGCGGTAAGCGAGCGCACCGGCGCCGTCCGGTCAGGCACCGGGCATGCAACCGAAATGAACGAGTACATCGATCTCCTGGTGGAGCACAACAGGCAACACCTTGACTCGCTCGCACGGCGCTCGCACGCGATCATGGAGACCACCTTCGGCTTGTTCCCGTCGCTTCCCATGATCTACTTCAGTGGTGGCAAGGAAAGCATGGTGATGGCGCACCTCATGAGCCAGCTCGGAATCGAGTGCAACCTGCTCTTCGTGGCCACCGGCATGGACCAGCCCGACGACGTCGGCTTCTTTCATGACGTGGTCGCGCCGTGGTCGCGTCAATACAACCGTTTCCACCTGCACGTTTTCACACAGGACAGCTCGCGGTTCCTTGCCCTGGCCCGCGAGAACGGGGTTCTGAGCTCCAAGAACCCCTGGTGTCGCACGAAGATCAAGATGCCGCTGAAACACAAAGCCACTTCGGAGATTTACGGGAGCCAGTACTTCACGGCCTATGAAGGAAGCCGAAAGTACGAGACGAACTACCGACGACGCTACGCCACTGTGAATTTCCCCAGGAACTATCCGAATCAGGTTTGGGTCCACCCAATTGCGGATTGGACAGGGCTCGAGGTGTGGCTCTATCTGATCAGCAACAGGCTTCCTGTCAGCCCCGTTTACTTGAAGGGTTTCCAAAAGACCACGTGCTGGTGCTGTCCGCTCGTTCAACCATATCACTTGGAGAGATCGAGGGCACTGTACCCGGAACTCTGGGCATCTCTAAACGACGTGGCCCTGGCCGGGTTCGATGACAGAGATAGCGTGGAAATCCCGTACTAG
- a CDS encoding cobalamin-dependent protein (Presence of a B(12) (cobalamin)-binding domain implies dependence on cobalamin itself, in one of its several forms, or in some unusual lineages, dependence on a cobalamin-like analog.), which translates to MDILLVNAIFGKKRLSEPMGLCYLAAVLRANGYRNVTILEPRILDMSVDDVVQRVLSVDPDVLGISTFSFQKGHVFDLVRRSRQRGFRGVIVLGGLGATLCHEVYLRECPEIDSIVCGEGELTFLDMVRALSSGSQDWKTLKGVAWRDEAGQVHYNRGRERIRNLDELPFMARDVLEQNISLLGRERVTACVMGGRGCYNNCSFCWISNALDMQEGLRYRQRSVRNIVDEIQMIVETYGVTDFSFEDDNFILPGAAGIERAREFRDEVKKRGLKITFFFQTRPDTVTREAISLFKEAGLAKLFIGIEAITEEDLALYKKCCTPQQLEECLAILRDLDYLPDVEREHRGRVRFGYIAFHPLTTVKSLRQSLEFFQRHRLTPKRLLTKINLYDGDMDIARAFAEKGAAVEGGTYQFKDPMVGKIYECFSEYCGKVFEYREAIRSIEKHLARLGASRSDYEDLCADRRRLDDMALGFLGGLLSIAEESGDMEERRARLDRLLAEELERFDCYARETNLSGRIQECAAKHGATSGMHDMYW; encoded by the coding sequence ATGGACATTCTGCTCGTGAACGCGATCTTCGGAAAGAAGCGTCTATCGGAGCCGATGGGCTTGTGCTACCTAGCAGCTGTGTTGCGCGCGAACGGCTACCGGAACGTCACCATCCTGGAGCCGCGCATACTGGACATGTCCGTTGATGACGTGGTCCAAAGAGTCCTCTCGGTCGACCCGGACGTGTTGGGGATCTCCACGTTCTCATTCCAAAAGGGCCATGTCTTCGACCTCGTGCGCCGGTCCAGGCAAAGAGGGTTCCGGGGAGTGATCGTGCTGGGCGGCCTCGGCGCGACACTCTGCCACGAAGTGTACCTGAGGGAATGTCCGGAAATAGACTCTATCGTTTGTGGGGAAGGGGAACTCACGTTCCTAGACATGGTCCGGGCTCTCTCATCAGGCAGCCAGGATTGGAAGACGCTCAAAGGCGTGGCGTGGCGCGACGAAGCGGGGCAGGTTCACTACAACAGAGGCAGAGAGCGTATCAGAAACCTCGACGAGCTTCCATTCATGGCTCGGGACGTTCTCGAACAGAACATCTCGCTCCTGGGCAGGGAAAGGGTCACGGCGTGTGTAATGGGGGGGCGCGGCTGCTATAACAACTGCTCTTTCTGTTGGATATCAAACGCTCTCGACATGCAGGAGGGACTGCGCTACCGCCAGAGGTCTGTGAGGAACATCGTGGACGAGATCCAAATGATTGTGGAGACGTACGGTGTCACCGATTTCTCTTTCGAAGACGATAACTTCATACTGCCGGGGGCTGCAGGGATAGAGCGAGCCCGCGAGTTCCGCGACGAGGTCAAGAAGCGCGGCCTAAAGATCACCTTCTTCTTCCAAACGCGGCCCGATACCGTCACGCGTGAAGCCATCTCTCTGTTCAAGGAAGCGGGCCTTGCCAAGTTGTTCATCGGCATCGAAGCGATTACCGAAGAGGACCTGGCGCTTTACAAGAAGTGTTGCACCCCTCAGCAGCTCGAAGAGTGTCTCGCCATTCTGAGGGACCTTGACTACCTGCCAGACGTGGAGCGCGAGCACAGAGGGCGTGTGCGCTTCGGGTACATAGCATTTCACCCGCTTACGACCGTCAAGAGCCTCAGGCAGTCCCTGGAGTTCTTCCAGAGACATCGACTGACGCCCAAACGCCTGCTGACAAAGATCAACCTGTACGATGGAGACATGGACATCGCGAGGGCGTTCGCGGAGAAGGGCGCCGCCGTGGAGGGCGGCACGTACCAGTTCAAGGATCCGATGGTTGGGAAGATCTATGAGTGCTTCTCAGAGTATTGCGGTAAGGTGTTTGAATATCGAGAGGCAATCAGAAGCATCGAGAAACACCTCGCACGGTTGGGTGCGAGTAGGTCGGACTACGAAGATCTTTGTGCCGACCGCCGCAGGCTCGATGACATGGCGCTCGGTTTCCTTGGCGGACTTCTCTCGATAGCGGAAGAGTCCGGCGACATGGAAGAAAGACGTGCCCGGCTCGATCGGCTCCTCGCAGAGGAACTCGAGCGTTTCGACTGCTATGCCAGGGAAACCAACCTGAGCGGCAGGATACAGGAATGCGCCGCCAAGCACGGTGCCACTTCGGGAATGCACGACATGTACTGGTGA
- a CDS encoding amidohydrolase family protein, with the protein MTQDPRRSTFKGSVLIESGRITRILTSDQGLTCNEIPADSETLDIEGAVLVPALINGHYHLGETIFRSKADGLDLAAYLDLSHNSYLDSRWYEHRQRIHSLSAHIALLEAARQGVGTVCVSRGWEEVRALGLCSVSCYPVIRVRKLEDLYASFDADFARIYERYHSQQVRVGIFVQSLSTVDDEKLLAISGWLREKNDVMLVIHVSETRSEVEKLRSERGMSPFQLLDRLGLLGPRTVCVHCVHVDERDLDLIAERKPGLVLCPVANLKLGDGIPPVRLLTETGAPVAAGTDGLATNNSASVLESAKLCALLGRLSAQRAFDLVTTGAADVLKLPRQGRIEVGAEASVAVFRPYRSSAQPWSASNILSHLVFNFAGFLLETLIVQGRKVIWRGEMVAADEGRLVAQFQAMQAEMERAETEDV; encoded by the coding sequence GTGACACAGGACCCTCGGCGAAGCACGTTCAAGGGCTCCGTCCTGATCGAGTCCGGCAGAATCACAAGAATACTCACGTCCGACCAGGGGTTGACATGCAATGAGATCCCAGCTGACTCGGAGACGCTCGACATTGAAGGCGCCGTATTGGTGCCCGCCTTAATCAACGGCCACTACCATCTCGGCGAGACCATCTTCCGGTCGAAGGCAGACGGCCTGGACCTGGCCGCGTACCTCGATCTCAGCCACAACAGCTACCTGGATAGCAGGTGGTATGAGCACAGGCAGCGCATTCACTCGCTGTCGGCACATATCGCCCTGCTAGAGGCGGCCCGGCAGGGCGTGGGTACGGTGTGCGTGTCACGCGGGTGGGAAGAGGTCCGCGCGCTGGGTCTCTGTTCCGTAAGCTGCTATCCTGTGATTCGCGTAAGAAAGCTCGAGGACTTGTACGCGTCTTTCGACGCCGATTTCGCCCGCATCTACGAGCGGTATCACTCCCAACAGGTGAGAGTGGGAATCTTCGTCCAGAGCCTCTCCACCGTAGATGACGAAAAGCTCCTGGCGATCAGCGGGTGGCTTAGGGAGAAGAACGACGTGATGCTGGTGATCCACGTCTCGGAAACCAGAAGTGAGGTCGAGAAGCTCCGGTCAGAGCGCGGGATGAGCCCATTTCAGCTGCTTGATCGGTTGGGCCTGCTCGGCCCCAGAACGGTGTGCGTTCACTGCGTGCACGTTGACGAACGGGACCTCGACCTGATTGCAGAGCGAAAACCCGGGTTGGTGCTGTGCCCGGTGGCCAACCTCAAGCTCGGCGACGGGATCCCTCCGGTCCGCCTCCTGACCGAGACAGGCGCGCCCGTCGCCGCCGGGACAGACGGCCTCGCTACCAACAACTCCGCAAGCGTTCTCGAGAGCGCCAAACTCTGCGCCCTCCTGGGCAGGCTCAGCGCCCAGCGGGCATTCGACTTGGTCACCACGGGTGCCGCGGACGTGCTGAAGCTGCCTCGCCAAGGTCGGATCGAGGTGGGCGCAGAAGCAAGTGTCGCGGTCTTCAGACCGTATCGCTCGTCGGCACAGCCCTGGAGTGCGTCGAACATCCTGAGCCACCTCGTCTTCAATTTCGCCGGGTTCCTCCTCGAAACGCTGATCGTCCAAGGTCGCAAGGTCATATGGCGGGGAGAGATGGTCGCCGCCGACGAAGGGCGTCTGGTGGCCCAGTTCCAGGCTATGCAGGCGGAAATGGAGCGGGCGGAAACGGAGGATGTATAG